The genomic DNA CAGGGCTTCTCGCTGTGGCGCCAGATAACGCCGCAGGGTAATTGCACGGCGCCGCAACAAACTCAAATGTGACGTCAGGCTGGCAGTGGGGGATTCCTCCAGCTGCAGAGCACAGCCTTCCACTTCCAGCTCCAGATTCTCGATCACCTCCTCCATTCGCCAGATCAGCTGATCAATCAGTTCAGCCACCAGGGCACTGATGGAATCTGGCCCCTGCTGACTGTCCAGTGTCTGTCGCACTGCCTCCACACTGAGCAGCGTACGTTTTTGGGTACTGATAAGGCCGGTCGGTGACACCCACATGCGCAGAGCAATCATGTCCTCTGGCCGTGCACCGGGGTTAAGGTTGACGCCACGCAAATACACCAGCACGCCACCGGCCACTTCCGATGCACGTGGGCGAGTTTCCGCGGCCGTCAGCGCAGCAATAACAGCCTGCGGAATGGACTGCTGTTGCAACCACTGCTCGCTCTCTTCGCGGGTATAATCCAGATGAACCCAGTAGCTCGGTGTTTCAGTCAGTAGTTGCTGCGACCCCAGTGGCAGCGCCCCACCCTTAGCCGTCAACTGCAATGCGAATTTCAGCCAGTTGTTATTACTCATGGCGGCCAATGCCCCCTGTTCCTTGTTAACCATAGAATGCGTCAGCAAGTTTCTTCAGACAAATAAAAAAGCGCGGCTTCACCGCGCTTTTTTCAGTGCCCCCAAAGCGTTATTGGCTCAGGGCAAACGCACGACCACTCGCCCCTGAACACCGCCCTGGAGAATTTTTTCCACCCAGGCGTTTACACCATCAAGATCAACCTCATCCGCTTCCAGCAAAGACAGATCCGCAGGCATCCACTCGTCCGCGAGCAGCTGCCACATCTGTTGCTTGATCTCACAGGGCAACTCAACACTGTCTACGCCCAGCAGATTCACCCCGCGCAGAATGAACGGTAAAACCGTCATTTCCAGTTTAGGAGAAGCAGCCAGTCCACAGCACGCCGTTGAGCCCCCATATTTCAGGCTTTTCAGTGCCGTGCTCAACATATCACCACCGGCACAATCCACCGCTCCGGCCCAATTTTCTTTCAGCATCGGCTTTCCGGCATTTTCCAGAAAACTGTCGCGGCTGATCACCTCACTGGCCCCCAGGGACTTGAGCCACTGGTGTGATTCCGGCTTGCCACTCACTGCGGACACCGAGAAACCCAGTTTGGCCAGAATGGCCACACTGATGCTGCCCACCCCGCCGGTAGCACCGGTAACCAGCACCGGGCCCTGGTCAGGATTGAGACCGGTATCGAGCAGTGACTCCACGCACAAGGCAGCGGTCAATCCGGCGGTGCCCAGCACCATGGCATCTCGGGGAGCCAAGCCCTCAGGTAGAGGAACCAGCCATTCCGCCGGCACCCGGATGTACTGGCCATAGCCACCATCCGTATTCATGCCCAGGTCATAGCCGGTGCAGATGACGGCATCACCCACACTGAATGGGCCATTCGCGGTTTCCTCGACCACTCCTACTGCATCAATACCCGGCGTGTGAGGGAACTGACGGGTAACGCCCTTATTGCCGGTGGCAGAAAGGGCGTCCTTGTAGTTCAGGGACGACCAGTGCACCCGCACCAGCACACCCTCCTCCCCCAGATCGGCAAGCTCGCGTTCTTCAACAGCGTTTTCATAGCCGTTCTCGGTTTCACGGGTCAGCAGGGCTTGGAAACTCATGGTCGGAACTCCTCTAAAGCTACGAGCCGCTAGCTACTAGCTGTGAGACGCGGATAAAGGTCTCTTTAAACAGAAAACCCTGCCCGCGAAACAATGGTGTTACAGCCTTAGCCTTGGGCGCGGCGACAATACTCTCTCGCTTAGCAGCACGATGCCCGCGTCTCAAAGCTAGCAGCTCATAGCTCGCAGCTTATTTAATGAATCTGGCGCTGGCTGCCGCGGTGCCAAAATTTTTCCACGGCACGGTGCAGACTGGTCTCCAGGGAGAACCCCAGCCGCTCACCCAGCTTGCGCTTGGCTTCCCACTGTACCTGATAGAGAGAATGGCTTCCCTGGCGCAGTTGCAACAATTCGTCACTGGTCATGATCTCGTCCACCAGTCCCAGCTCCTTGGCCTGAGTGCCAAACCAGTGCTCGCCGGTGGCGACTTTGTCCAGGTCCAGACCACGACGGTTGTCACGGACAAAGGATTTGAAAAGCTGATGGGTTTCTTCCAGCTCTTCCTGGAACTTGGCGCGACCTTTCTCGGTGTTTTCACCCAGCATGGTCATGGTGCGCTTGTACTCTCCGGCTGTCATCAGCTCCACGTCGATGTCGTTCTTTTTCAACAAGCGGTGGAAATTGGGGATCTGGGCTACCACGCCGATAGAGCCGATCACCGCAAACGGCGCGGCAACGATACGGTCAGCGATACAGGCCATCATATAGCCGCCACTGGCGGCGACTTCGTCAACGGTCACGGTCAATTTGATACCGCTATTGCGGATACGGCGCAGCTGGGACGCTGCAAGGCCGTAGCTGTGCACCAGACCACCGGGGCTCTGCAAACGCACCAGCACTTCATCATTCTGTGTGGCTACTTGCAGCACAGCACTGATTTCCCGGCGCAGATGATCCACGGCACTGGCCTGCACATCGCCATCGAAATCCAGCACAAAAAGGCGCGGTTCCACCTTGTCCTCGGTTCCTGCCTTTTTCTTCTGCTTGGCTTCCAGCTTTTCCTGCTTGCGCTTGGCCTTATGTGCTTTCTTGTACTGAGCCTCTGGCAGTATTTCCGCTTCCAGAGAATCCTTGAGATCTTCGAATTCCTCATTCAGGTGGCGTACTTTCAGCTCCCCATCCTGGCCAGCCTTGTTGCGGCCCCGGGAAGCGGTGGCGGCGATACCGCCGATCACAAACAAGATCGCTACCACCAGGGTAACGACCTTGGCCAAAAACATGCCGTATTCGGATAAAAACGCAATCACTGGTTACCTGCTTGTCCGTAGGATTGGCACCTGTCCATGGGCGACAGATGAAAAGAAGTGGGATGATTCTACCTAAGAGAGCCGCAATGGGGTATGGCGGTCACCACAGGGAGGGACTGTGGTGACCGCAAAACCTCAATCCCAGCCGGAGATAGCCTGTTGGGCACTGCCGTTCATGGGGCGGGCTACCAGGCCGGTGGGGCCAGCATTAACCTCAAACAGGGCACCTTCTGCCATAGGCAAATAGGCAGCACTGCCATAGCTGGCGTCCACCAGCAGACTCCAGCCATCCCGGGCCATCTTCCAGACATCAATGCCTACAGGATCGCGGTGCAGGCTGTAGACGGTGCGGTCCAGTGAACGTTCGTCCTCAAGGGCGTAGTAGCGACCGGAGATGCGGTCCAGCTGGTAGCCTGGCTGCAGGCCCAGAAGACTGAAAGGCATTTTCCACTTGATAATGCGGGCGTCCAGTTGCCACTGATCCCCTTTCAGGCGGAAGTCCTCGGTGGTGCCGTCGGTGCGGGTGACGGTAGCGATAAAGGATTGCTCACCTGACTGGCGGAAGCTGACCGTAGCGACGGACACTTCCTGGGCGTATTCCCGGTAACCATAGATATTCAGGGCGAACAGACTCAGGTAGATGGCCAGCCCCACCATCATCAGCCCTGCGGTCCCTTTGAGCCATTGCATCAACCATTGCTGACGAAGCAGCACCCAGGCACCCAGCAAGACAAAAACTAGGCTGAAGATAAAGATCACCAGAGGCGCGAGAGTGTAGTTCATTGGTACTGTCCTTTATTTGAAGCGCACAACCCAATGGTCAATCAGGGTCCGGGCAATGCTGCCCGGTGGCGGAATCATGGGCAGGGACTGGTAATGGAACCAGTCCGCCGCCACTATCTCATCATCATCAATACAGATTTCCCCGCTGGCATAATCCGCATGGAAGCCCAGCATAAGGGAATGGGGAAACGGCCATGACTGACTGCTGAGGTATTGCAAGTTGGTCACTTCGATACCACTTTCTTCCCGAACCTCCCTGACAAGGGCCTGCTCCGCGGACTCCCCCGCTTCCATGAACCCCGCCAGGCAGGAGTACATGCCTTCCGGGAAACGGGTTGAGCGACCCAGCAGCGCATGCTCGCCACGGGTCACCAGGGCAATGATGCAGGGAGTGATTCTGGGATACTGAAAATAGCCACAGGCCTGGCAGGCCATTGCCAGATCCCTAGGGTGGGGTTCGGTGGGTGCGCCACAACGGCTGCAGAAACGGTGGTTCTTCTGCCAGCTGAGGAACTGCAGGGCACGGCTCACCATGGAGAATCCTGCCTCATCCAGGCCGCCGGAAATCAATCGCCGTAACGGCACCGGCTGCAGGGAACCGTCGTCAAGCTCATGGTTACTCAGCTCACAGACATAGCAGGGTTCGCCGTTCAACAGACCCAGATAGTAGTAATCTGGATGCTGACGAAGCATATAAGCCGGCAACACAGGAAATTGCCACTGATCGGCCGCAATCAGAACATTCTGCTCATGGATTACGTAGCATCTGGCGTGCTCAGCATCCTTGGGTTCGGGGCTGGAGAGATCAATCATGGGTATCAAGCCACTTTGGCCACCGGGTAACCCAGGGCTTTCATGCTTTCTTCCGCCACTTCAAGCACACCGTCACCGATGGGCTTCTGCTCTTCCATACTTTCCAGGTAGTAATCAACGCCAGTAAGGGCATCTGCGAGGGTTTCCATATTTTCCCGGGTGGGAGCCGCAGGGCCCTCAATGAGTTGGTGAACGATATATTTGTGGCATGCCTCAGTCACACCCCGGGCCCGTTGCAGCTCCAGGAACATCAGGCCGCCGGCGATAGATGCAAACGTGCCCGGCAAATTGGAAAGATGCATGGCATCCCAGTTGTTATCCATAAAGGAGCTGATAGAGCGCTTGGCCAAGGCCAGGCCGGCGCGACATTCCCCAACCACGGTCATCCGGGCATCATCCAGCTGATACAGGGAAATGCCACTATTGTTGCTGCCCCGATGGATGTCGTCTTCCGGCGTAATGCTGCGTTCCAGATTGGCTGCCACGTTTTCCACCATCAGCAGGTCATCCACAAGCGAATGGAATGCCGCACTCTCCACATTCTGGTCTGCGCGCCACTCATTAACCTTGGCCGCCTGATGCTTGATAACGCCAGCTTCATCATCCTTGCCGATCATGGCAAGGGTACTACCGAGTCGATTAAGACTGGCGGCCACAGACTGATAATTAGTATCGGCGACGCCCTGTGACGCCATATCCAGGCTTTCCTTGAGGTCACTGATTTCATCACGCATGGCACTGGCCACGGAGCGAATCACCGAGCCACTGGCACCGGTCATCAGCGCCAATTCACGCTGCAAAATGGCGTCGGAGACATCGTTATTCAGAGCAAACGCCTGCTTCACTTCTGCGACCACCCCCGCGTCCAGAGAAGACAGAGACACGAGATAGAGGCTTTCCTTGATCATTAACAACGGCGCTTCTTCACTGAGCGCCTGATCTCCGCCATAGACCAGCTTCTTCAATTGACGATCGTACTGAGACAACAGCGCCTTGCGAGCCGGCGTGATTGCCATGTCATCGCCGACCATTGCCGAGATGACAGCCTGGCCGATCCACAGGAACCGGCTGAGTCCACAATGACCGGCGGCACGATCCAGGCGAACCAGTGCCCTCCCCATCAGGCGGAGGTTTACCGAAGGGTTCTGGTCCCGTAGCACCCCCAACAGACCGGTCTGGTACATATGGCGTAATCGCCGGGCCAATGCCGGTAATTCGGAGCGAGGCAGGTCACTGTCCGGCGCTTGCGGGTTCCGCGGCCGGGACAGGTCGGCGCTGAAAAAGTGGCTTTCCTGGATCAACGCCTTGCCACCGGCCCGGCGCAACTCATTGATGCCACCGATCAGCAGGGCCGGCAGGGTACGATTCTTCAGCTGGACATAATCGAAATAGCGGGTGAGCAGAACAATGGCATTGCTCAGTGCCTGCACCCGTGCATCAGACTGCTTTTCACGCAGCTCCCGGGCAGCAAGAGACATCTCCTCACTCATCAAAGCCGCCGCGGGCAGCTCCACCACCTGACAGATACCCCGCAACTGCTGGAAGTCTTCGGCACAGCGTGCCAGCTCTTCCTGACGGGAGGGGTCGTCGGAAAACGCCTCCAGGCTGGTTTCCGCTTCCGTCAGGGTGGCGTCAATCGCTTCCTTGAGAAAAGTCAGGGAGGTGGTATTCGTTATGGCGACCATGGACTCTCCGCAAGCACCCAACTGTTATTATCATCGGTCGTACGCCGTGAAACCCCCGGATACGCCGCAATCCTCATGATAGAAGTGTCGACAGGCCGTTAAAAGCAGCTCGGGCTGACAAAAACAAATAACCCTGCTATCCGACCAACACGCCAGGCGGTTGATTTGTTGTGTGTCCCCTGGCTGACGCCCCCATCAAGACGGCAGAAAAAGGCTCCGGACTCTTTTCAACACCGGCCGGTAAGGGCGCGTCAACTTTTGCACGCCATCAAACAGTGCGTCAACTTTCATTTGTAAGCAACTGATTTATTGGTGATTTGTTAACCTGGCCACACTCTGAAAATAGCCTATTCATTACCACAGACCTGAACCAGGATTGATCCATGTCAATCCCGGCCATCGCCCACCCTCTTTATCCGGCAACTGCACTGTACTGGGGCACGGCAAATCCGTATGATTGCCGCCGCCTAAACCCCGTTCATCCCTCGCGCAGGATTCCGCCATGTCAGCCACGCTTGGCCGTGCCTTTTTGCACAATTTCCTTGGGCAAGCTCCCGCTTGGTACAAATACACCATCATCGCCTTTCTGGCCGTCAATCCGCTGATCCACCTGACGTTGGGTCCGGTTGTCGCCGGGTGGCTGCTGTTGGCCGAGTTCATCTTTACCCTGGCCATGGCGCTCAAGTGCTACCCGCTACAACCGGGTGGCCTGCTTGCCATCGAAGCAGTACTGATCGGGCTGACCTCTGCAGAGACGGTACTGCACAAGGTGGAAAGCAATCTGGAAGTGATGCTGCTGTTGATTTTCATGGTGGCGGGGATTTTCTTCCTCAAGGATCTACTCCTGTTCCTGTTCACCCGCATTCTGCTCGGGGTGAAATCCAAGGTACGCCTGAGCCTGCTGTTCTGTGTCGCAGCAGCCATTCTCTCTGCGTTTCTGGATGCGCTCACCGTTACCGCCGTGGTTATCGCGGTATGTACCGGCTTTTACGGCATCTACCATAAGGTCGCCTCCGGCAAGAGCTTTCAGCAGAAACACGATCATGGTGACGACACCAGCGTTGAAGACCTGCACCGCGAGGATCTGCGCCGCTTCCGCGCCTTCCTGCGCAGCCTGTTGATGCACGCAGCGGTTGGCACTGCCTTGGGCGGGGTCTGCACCCTGGTGGGCGAACCCCAGAACCTGCTCATCGCCAACAAGGCTGGCTGGGAATTCGGCGAGTTTTTCCTGCGCATGGCACCTATTACCCTGCCCGTGCTGGTGATGGGCCTTCTCACCTGCGTGTTCCTGGAAATCAGTGGCAGCTTCGGCTACGGCGAAGATATCCCGGAAAAGGTGCGTGGCATCATGCGCCAATACGCGCTGGAACAGGACCGCAAGCGCACCGTGCAGAACCGGGCAGCACTGGTGATACAAGCGCTCACCGCCGTGTGGCTGGTTGTCGGCCTGGCTACACATGCCGCCTCGGTAGGGCTGGTAGGCCTGACAGTGATTATTCTGGCCACCTCTTTTACCGGCATCATCGAGGAGCACCGCCTGGGAGCGGCGTTTGAGGAAGCCTTGCCATTTACCGCGCTGCTGACGGTGTTTTTCGCTGTAGTAGCTGTGATTGCAGATCAGCAGCTCTTTGCTCCGGTAATTGAATATGTGCTGAGTCTGGAAAAACAGATTCAGGGACCCGCCTTCTATGTGGCCAACGGGGTGCTGTCGGCGGTGTCCGATAACGTCTTTGTGGCTACGGTCTATGTGGATGAGGTAGGCCAGGCACTATTGAAAGGCGAAATCGACAGAGATACCTTCGACCTGCTGGCTGTGGCCATCAACACCGGCACAAATATTCCCTCGGTTGCCACCCCTAATGGCCAGGCAGCCTTCCTGTTTCTGCTGACCTCGGCGCTGGCGCCACTGGTGCGGTTGTCCTACGGACGAATGGTGGTAATGGCCCTGCCCTACACCATCGTCATGTCCGTTACCGGCCTGCTCATGTCGATGATGGCACTGGGGCCAGCTACGGATTATCTCTACGAGAATGGCTGGATCGAACACCACGATGTGAGTGAGTTCCAGGTGTCCCCGGGCAAGACACACTAAACCACGCCTCAGGGGACAAGTGGCAAGACGCTTTTTCGAATCAGGCGTTTTATGCTTGTCCGGCCAGGGCTCAAGTGGCGGCCCGCTTCACTGCAGCGGGCTTTCTTCTTTCTGGCGATCCCAGAGGGTCGCCTCACCGTTACTGTCCGCAATGGCTGCCAGCTTGTCCCGGTGTCGCTGCAGTTCCTGGTCGGAGGCTCTCACCACTTTCAATGCCGGGCGCTGGCCATCCAGCCTGCGAATGGCCTCCGCAGCCATCTCTCCGCCCTGCTCCCCACTGTCACTACCATCGAGAGACAGCCGGGTCTGGCCACCGGTCATGGCCAGGTAGACGTCGGCAAGGATCTCCGCATCCAGCAAGGCCCCGTGCAGCTCCCGGTGGCTGTTTTCCACACCATAGCGTCGACACAACGCATCCAGGTTGTTCTTCTGCCCCGGGTGTTTCTGGCGAGCCATCACCAGGGTATCGAGAACGCCACAGCGTTGCTCGATGGTGCCATAGCGACTGCCAAGGCGGCGCAATTCGTGGTTCAGAAAGCCCACATCGAAGGGGGCATTATGGATCACCAGTTCCGCACCATCCACGAAGGCCATGAATTCATCGACAACCTTGTCGAAGGTGGGCTTGTCCGCCAGGAACTCGGTGCTGATGCCGTGCACGGCCAGGGCACCTTCATCAATCTCGCGCTGGGGATTGAGATACAAATGCAGGCTGTTACCAGTAAGCCGCCGATTGACGACTTCGACACAACCGATTTCGATCACCCGGTGGCCATCGTTGGGCTCAAGGCCGGTGGTTTCCGTATCCAGTACTACCTGACGCATTAGCTCGGCATTCCTTTTTTCTGAAGAAGTTCATCAATGCCACGGTTGGCAAGCGCATCGGCTTTTTCGTTCTCGGGATGCCCGCTGTGGCCTTTCACCCATTGCCACTCAATGGAGTGTTTGCCGCAGGCCGCATCCAGTCGCCGCCACAGATCCGCATTCTTTACCGGCTGCCTGGAAGCGGTTTTCCAGCCCCGTTTTTTCCAGTTGGCCATCCACTGGGTGATGCCATCCATGACATAGCGCGAGTCCGTTGTCAGCACCACCTTGCAGGGTTGGGTCAGGGCTTCGAGGGCCATAATAGCGGCCATCAGCTCCATACGGTTGTTGGTGGTATCGGGTTCACCACCGAACAGGGTCTTTTCGGTGGTGCCGTAACGCATCACCGCACCCCAGCCACCAGGGCCAGGGTTACCGCGGCAGGCGCCGTCGGTGAAAATAATCACTTGCTTCAATGAATCAGGACTCCTTGTTTTGCTGTCCCCAGCGGGCGACCGGTACCGGAACCACGGTATTGCGCGGCACCTTGTGTTGCCTGTCGGGCAACAGCTTGGCGATGCCGGCCCGTTTGCGGGCAACCAGCAAATAGGCATTGCCGTGGCGAGGCCAAAGCAGGCTACCCAGCCACTCCAGCAGGCGCAGGCGCTCCCGGCCACGGTCGGAAAGCGGCATAGTATAGAAGCCACTGGCCATGCCATCGACCTCAAATCCCAATACTTGCAACCAGTCAGTGAGACGGGTGGGCCGGTAAAAGCGCCCGGACCAGCCCGGCCGGCTCCGCCAGAAGAACCAGCGCGCCAGGCCCATCAGGCTGATCGGATGAAAGCCGATAATGGCCACCTTGCCGCCCGGCGCGATGCTTCGGGTGGCTTCGCGCAACACCTGGTGGGGATCCTGACTAAAGTCCATGACATGGTGAAGCAGAAGCAGATCCACGCTGGCCTTGGCCAGGGGCAACAGCTCCAGACGGGCGCGAACCCGGGTGCCACCGAAGCCCTGGGTAGAGATGCTGGTCTGCCAGGGTAGCGGGCTCTCGGCCAGCATATCCCGGCCACTGCCGCTGTACAGGGCCACCGCCCGCTGACCGGCCTGACTGCGCAGCCATTCACCGAGCATGTCGCGCTCGGCAGCCAGCAAGGCCTGGCCCGGCTCGCTGTCCAGCCAGTTGTCAAAATTGCGCCCCAACTCAGGGGAGGAGGCATTATAGGAAATACGGTTGAGTGGAGGCAGCTGCATGACGGACAATGACTCCTGATCACAAAAGATTGCCGGCCCTTTAGAACCTATCTAGGAGCGTAGCACGACATGCTGCACAGCCCCACTGCCATCCCCGCATTTAAAGACAATTACATCTGGGCGATCCGCCAGGAGGATCGCTGCGTGGTTGTAGACCCGGGCGATGCCGCACCGGTGGAGCAGTTCCTGAAGGAAAACGGACTGCAACTCACCAGCATTCTGGTGACTCACCATCACCCGGATCATGTGGGCGGCATTCCCGCGCTGCTCAAGGAAAGGGATATTCCCGTCTATGGGCCCGCCCGGGAAACCATCCCCGGGATGACGCACCCCCTTGCCGAGGGCGACACCATTCAACCGGCCGGGGTGGATATGACCCTGACGGTGATGGAAGTCCCCGGTCATACCCTGGGGCATATCGCCTTCCACGACGCCGAACAGAGCTGGCTGTTCTGCGGTGACACCCTGTTCGCCGGCGGCTGTGGCCGTCTGTTCGAAGGCACCCCGGAGCAGATGCACGACTCGCTGCAGCGCCTGGCCAGCCTGCCGGCCAAAACCCTGGTGTTTTGTACCCATGAATACACCCTCGCCAACCTGACCTTTGCCGCCGCGGTCACTCCGGATGACGACGCCGTGACTGAGCGGCTTGAAAGCGTACGCCAGGCTCGCGAGGCAGGCCGGATCACCCTGCCCTCCACTCTGGAAGAGGAAGCCCGCAGCAACCCGTTCCTGCGCGCCCACGAGCCGGCCCTCAAGCGCGCCTGTGAAGCCCGTGAAACCGGGGCTTCCGCCACTGATATGCAGTGTTTTGCCACCTTGCGTCGCTGGAAAGACAACTTTTAGCTGACATTGCTTGTGGGGCCCCTTTCCATACCCCTAAAATGAATGAAATATTTTGCTGTCGCTATTTTTATGAAAAAAATTACTACTCTCGCCCTGTGTCTGGGCCTGGGAGTCCTGGGTGGCTGTGCCTCGAATCAGTCCCTGGATGAGCTTCCTCCCATGCCCGCCGCCGAACCGTCAGTGGACGATGTCAATCTTGCCAACGGCATGGATGAACCGAACCCACTGGACAACACCCCGGACGAAGCTGATCAAAGCAACGACTTATGGGCAAGACTGCGTAAAGGCTACGGCCTTGACCTGACTGTAGAAAATGACCGTATTCGCGTTCAGCGCGACTGGTATGCCCGCCACCCGCAATATTTCACCCGGGTCACCACCCGCTCAGAACGTTACCTGCATTACATCATCGAGCAAGCAGAAGCGCGCAACATGCCATTGGAGCTGGCGCTGCTTCCCATTGTAGAGAGCGCCTTCGACCCATTTGCGTACTCCCACGGCAGAGCGGCCGGCCCCTGGCAATTCATTCCATCGACCGGTGATTATTTCGGCATGAAGCGCACCTGGTGGGAAGACCAGCGGCGGGACATCCTCAAATCCACCAATGCGGCGCTGGATTACCTGCAAAAGCTGTCGAACCGTTTTGATGGTGACTGGCTGCTGGCTCTGGCGTCCTATAATGCCGGCGGTGGTACCGTATCACGCGCCATCCGACGCAACGAAGAAGCTGGCAGGCCAACGGATTTCTGGCACCTGGACCTGCCGCGGGAAACTACCGCCTACGTACCCAAACTGCTGGCTATTGCCCAGATCGTACAGGCCCCGGAGACCTACGGCGTCACGCTTCACCCGATCCAGAACGAGGCCTACTTCAGCACCGTGGAAACCGGCGGTCAGATTGATCTGACCCAGGCCGCCCGACTCGCAGATATATCCGTAGAAGAACTCTATCTGCTCAACCCTTCTTTCAACCGTTGGGCAACCTCACCGGATGGTCCTCACCGTCTTCTGGTGCCGGTTGATCGGGAAGAGCGCTTCCGTACCGGGCTGGCCGAATTGCCGGAAGGCCAACGGATGCAATGGGTCCGTTACGAAATTCGTCCCGGGGACAACCTGGGCGCGATTGCGCGCAAACACCGCACCACACCGCAGGTCCTGCGCAGCATCAACAAGCTGAACGGCAACACCATCATCGCCGGGCGCACCCTGCTGATTCCCGGGCCCTCGTCCGGAAAAGGCGACTACAGCCTCAGTGAAGAGGCACGACTGGCTGCCAACCAATCCCGGCAACGCAAAGGCCGACAACGGGTCAATTACACCGTGCAGTCCGGCGATACCCTGTGGGACATTTCGCGCCGCTACGATGTGGGCGTGAAGGAACTGGCCAAGTGGAACAACATGGCCCCCGGTGACAGGCTGCGTATCGGTCAATCCCTGGCTGTGTGGAGCGAATCCAGCCAGGGCGGCACCGTCACTCCTGCGAAAGATGACAAGATGGTGCGCAAGCTACGCTATGCCGTACGCAGTGGAGACTCCTTGTATGCCATTGCAGACCGCTTTAATGTATCGGTGAATGACATCAAGAGCTGGAACGACCGAGTAGCCAGCAATCGTTACATTAAACCCGGGCAACGGCTGACACTCTACGTTGATATTCGCAAAACATTCTAGAACCGCTCTGGCCCTTGTGGCCCTGCTCCTCGGCGTGGCCAGCCACGCCGAGGTAACCCGCAGCCACGGCTATCATCCCTTCGGCAACCTCAAATACCCTGCCGATTTTCAGCACCTTGCCTACGTCAATCCCGATGCCCCCAAAGGCGGCACCCTGCGGCTTTATGGCCAGGGCACCTTTGACAGCCTCAACCCGTATATTCTCAAGGGTATCAGCCCGGCTGATACCCCCGGCATGCAGATGTACGGCGTCACCGAACTGGCCGACAGCCTGCTGATGGGCAACCAGTCCCATAATCGCCTTGGCGATGAAGCAGG from Alcanivorax sp. includes the following:
- a CDS encoding zinc transporter ZntB, yielding MVNKEQGALAAMSNNNWLKFALQLTAKGGALPLGSQQLLTETPSYWVHLDYTREESEQWLQQQSIPQAVIAALTAAETRPRASEVAGGVLVYLRGVNLNPGARPEDMIALRMWVSPTGLISTQKRTLLSVEAVRQTLDSQQGPDSISALVAELIDQLIWRMEEVIENLELEVEGCALQLEESPTASLTSHLSLLRRRAITLRRYLAPQREALIKLQNESLFAAVDTLLIREATDRLQRLLEDLDAAREHATLLQEEVFSVQNEAINDRMYLLAIISALFLPLGFLTGLFGINVGGLPGVEDPNAFWWFCSGVGVIAVGVAIWMRKRRWL
- a CDS encoding YhdH/YhfP family quinone oxidoreductase, producing MSFQALLTRETENGYENAVEERELADLGEEGVLVRVHWSSLNYKDALSATGNKGVTRQFPHTPGIDAVGVVEETANGPFSVGDAVICTGYDLGMNTDGGYGQYIRVPAEWLVPLPEGLAPRDAMVLGTAGLTAALCVESLLDTGLNPDQGPVLVTGATGGVGSISVAILAKLGFSVSAVSGKPESHQWLKSLGASEVISRDSFLENAGKPMLKENWAGAVDCAGGDMLSTALKSLKYGGSTACCGLAASPKLEMTVLPFILRGVNLLGVDSVELPCEIKQQMWQLLADEWMPADLSLLEADEVDLDGVNAWVEKILQGGVQGRVVVRLP
- a CDS encoding methyltransferase domain-containing protein is translated as MQLPPLNRISYNASSPELGRNFDNWLDSEPGQALLAAERDMLGEWLRSQAGQRAVALYSGSGRDMLAESPLPWQTSISTQGFGGTRVRARLELLPLAKASVDLLLLHHVMDFSQDPHQVLREATRSIAPGGKVAIIGFHPISLMGLARWFFWRSRPGWSGRFYRPTRLTDWLQVLGFEVDGMASGFYTMPLSDRGRERLRLLEWLGSLLWPRHGNAYLLVARKRAGIAKLLPDRQHKVPRNTVVPVPVARWGQQNKES
- the nudC gene encoding NAD(+) diphosphatase — protein: MIDLSSPEPKDAEHARCYVIHEQNVLIAADQWQFPVLPAYMLRQHPDYYYLGLLNGEPCYVCELSNHELDDGSLQPVPLRRLISGGLDEAGFSMVSRALQFLSWQKNHRFCSRCGAPTEPHPRDLAMACQACGYFQYPRITPCIIALVTRGEHALLGRSTRFPEGMYSCLAGFMEAGESAEQALVREVREESGIEVTNLQYLSSQSWPFPHSLMLGFHADYASGEICIDDDEIVAADWFHYQSLPMIPPPGSIARTLIDHWVVRFK
- the nhaB gene encoding sodium/proton antiporter NhaB — encoded protein: MSATLGRAFLHNFLGQAPAWYKYTIIAFLAVNPLIHLTLGPVVAGWLLLAEFIFTLAMALKCYPLQPGGLLAIEAVLIGLTSAETVLHKVESNLEVMLLLIFMVAGIFFLKDLLLFLFTRILLGVKSKVRLSLLFCVAAAILSAFLDALTVTAVVIAVCTGFYGIYHKVASGKSFQQKHDHGDDTSVEDLHREDLRRFRAFLRSLLMHAAVGTALGGVCTLVGEPQNLLIANKAGWEFGEFFLRMAPITLPVLVMGLLTCVFLEISGSFGYGEDIPEKVRGIMRQYALEQDRKRTVQNRAALVIQALTAVWLVVGLATHAASVGLVGLTVIILATSFTGIIEEHRLGAAFEEALPFTALLTVFFAVVAVIADQQLFAPVIEYVLSLEKQIQGPAFYVANGVLSAVSDNVFVATVYVDEVGQALLKGEIDRDTFDLLAVAINTGTNIPSVATPNGQAAFLFLLTSALAPLVRLSYGRMVVMALPYTIVMSVTGLLMSMMALGPATDYLYENGWIEHHDVSEFQVSPGKTH
- the dnaQ gene encoding DNA polymerase III subunit epsilon; the protein is MRQVVLDTETTGLEPNDGHRVIEIGCVEVVNRRLTGNSLHLYLNPQREIDEGALAVHGISTEFLADKPTFDKVVDEFMAFVDGAELVIHNAPFDVGFLNHELRRLGSRYGTIEQRCGVLDTLVMARQKHPGQKNNLDALCRRYGVENSHRELHGALLDAEILADVYLAMTGGQTRLSLDGSDSGEQGGEMAAEAIRRLDGQRPALKVVRASDQELQRHRDKLAAIADSNGEATLWDRQKEESPLQ
- the sohB gene encoding protease SohB, whose translation is MIAFLSEYGMFLAKVVTLVVAILFVIGGIAATASRGRNKAGQDGELKVRHLNEEFEDLKDSLEAEILPEAQYKKAHKAKRKQEKLEAKQKKKAGTEDKVEPRLFVLDFDGDVQASAVDHLRREISAVLQVATQNDEVLVRLQSPGGLVHSYGLAASQLRRIRNSGIKLTVTVDEVAASGGYMMACIADRIVAAPFAVIGSIGVVAQIPNFHRLLKKNDIDVELMTAGEYKRTMTMLGENTEKGRAKFQEELEETHQLFKSFVRDNRRGLDLDKVATGEHWFGTQAKELGLVDEIMTSDELLQLRQGSHSLYQVQWEAKRKLGERLGFSLETSLHRAVEKFWHRGSQRQIH
- the rnhA gene encoding ribonuclease HI — encoded protein: MKQVIIFTDGACRGNPGPGGWGAVMRYGTTEKTLFGGEPDTTNNRMELMAAIMALEALTQPCKVVLTTDSRYVMDGITQWMANWKKRGWKTASRQPVKNADLWRRLDAACGKHSIEWQWVKGHSGHPENEKADALANRGIDELLQKKGMPS